The Mercenaria mercenaria strain notata chromosome 1, MADL_Memer_1, whole genome shotgun sequence nucleotide sequence ttattccacatcatcacccacatcatatgacacaaggtgtaaaAATCACTGTTGCAATGTGATGTTGGTGAGATTTGCTCGTTTTAAtgaaactcatgagtcagccatgttggctgaagatcaagatcacaactcaaggtcaaaggtttgagctctatATCTccctaaccccttgaaggattttcatgaaactttggtcaaatgatcacctgatcaagacagtatgcagaactcatgagtcagccatgtctgctcaaggtcaaggtcacaacttaaggtcagatgtttgagctctgtatctccttaaccccttgaaggattttcatgaattttgggtcaaatgatcacctcatcaagacgatttgcagaactcatatgtcagccatgttggctcaaggtcaagatcacaccccaagccttccattttgtgttcgctctgtatctcctaaactccttgaaggattttcatgaaacttgggtcaaatgactaACTTTGAAATAACCCAGAATGTGGTTTTATAAGGAATCATGgcttttccttaaaataattaagCCATTGGTGTCGGTCATCCTGGACATTTAACCCTAGAACCCAAGTAAATAAAGACACTTGTGAGGAACCACAACTTAGGTTCTCGTTTGAACATTTTCTTGTTAAGCCCAAGGTGAACTGTGGTTGTGCCTAGGGAAGGGACAGAAACAAggtttataacaaatatttgacaatgcCTTTCATAAAATACAACAGTCTAAGGAACTTCAAAGGTGGTAATAGgggcttttaaattttttgacatatcttgattagttttgaTTTTGTTATCAGAAAGATTTTATAGATTATTCTACATATTTGGGACACCAAAAAGTTTTTGAATTCAAATTTTTACTTCATTTGTTGATCGATGTATTCCATGATATCTTAGTTAGCATACAAGCAATATTTTCCATGCAAGAAGGGGTATATAGGATTTAGATAAGAAAAAAAGCCTCCAGTTTTCAGACATTTTTTAAGTTAATAGCAACACCTAGAATATCTTGTTATAATAACATTGATGTCATTTCTAATAAGAAATGGCACATTAAACACAAAAATCTTTGTTAAAGCTACGTTTATTCTCAAACTGTTTCTGAATTACCATAGGTATagacatttttgccattttatgtacaaaacaaCACCAAAAATCAGACTTTCATCTTCAAAATCTAAAGGTGACCTCTAttgaaaaatttcatttcaaaaattaattGTCAGTGTATGACTGATggaaaatattgttataattaaaaGCTCCCTTAAAAACAGTAACAGAATGTTAATGCAGAGCTTTGAAAGTTTGACATCTCACTGTTAGCAAAATTGAAGCACTTAAATAtcatttcctttgttttatcaCTTCATGAACTAAGATCATGTTGCCACCATATATGATTAACCTTTTATTTGTCCTGTCATAACATATTGTCTGTGGAAACTTGATACCTTTCAGAATAACTTCACCTTTCTGACCATCTGATGATACCTTCACTATATTGTGTGAAACAAACCCACATACATACAAATCATTGTTTTCATCAACTGCTATATCCCAGACATTTTTGAGTGTTTCCACATTATTATATGTCCACAGCAATGTTCCATCACTTCTTATTGCGATCACCCCTTTTTTGTTATCTCCTACAAATACAGTAGACCCTTCCTGGTTTGTATTTACATAGTATGGTGCACTTAGATGTCCCTTtcctaatgtatttttcagtGTCCCATCAGTTGAGTAGACCTGTATTTCTGCACCATTTCCTCCACCACAAGCAACATAGAGGTTTCCATTCTTATAACAAACACCCCTACATTCTTTGCCAATATCAAAAGTCCTGTTTACCTTATGCTTAGTACCAAGCAAGGAGACAATCTGCACCATGTTTTCAATCTGAAAACTTACACATACAGTATCATCAGATATAACACAGGCACAACTTGGGTGGTATGGAAGAACATAACTTTTCACTATATTTAAATCTTTGTCAGTTATCATTaaacttttattggcataatctGCAATCATCAGTTGTTGACTGTTTATTGTTTCTACTTTCTGAATAtcgcattttttattttcatattgcaGTTCGAGATCACAGATCTTTTGTCCAATATTTATATCATACTTTACTTCAACAAACTTCCCAAAAGAATGTGTATTTTTAATTTCAGTCTCAAGATTGTGTTCAATCTGATAAGCAGTATTTTGATCTTCAGTTTTTCCAGAAATACTGCCAACCTCTTCCTGAGCATGTTCTTTGATGGCCTCAACTCTGCTAACACCAATAAAACTTTGAACCTTATCCTGTCTAACATCATGCAAAGTTTTCAGAGCCTCATTTACCTCAGCAATCACGTTATCACAGACTTCCACATCGTTTTCAATAGATTTACAATCACTGTTGTATCTGGATTCTATGTCACTGATGGAGTTACCATGGGTACGGTCTATCTCAGCAAACAGTCTTTCTCTGTAGTCATCTACTTCTTTGATTGACTGTGCTTTCTCTACATCTATTCTCTGTCTATCAGTCTGTCTTGATGACTTCAACTTCTCAGCATCTATTTTCACTTCCTCAAGTTTCTGTTTGGTTTTGGCAGTTAACATTTCAGCTTCTTTTTCATTAACATATTCTGGAAGGTAGACCAGACCGTCACAATTTCTATGGTTCAAGGACACACAGACACTGCAGCACAATTCCTTGTGGTGTTTACAGAATGTTTCTAGATGCTTGCTGTCATGTTTCTCACATCTGTCTGTCAAAAGTTTGGCTCTAAATTCATACTGTTCTTTATCTGTCTGAACCacaattttatgtgatttcatTGCAGGAAACATTCTATGTATACCAACACAGGTATCACACAGCATATTGTTACATTCCacacaaaacattgttgcctcaCTATCCTTCTTCACATTACTACATGGTCCACATTTAGATGGGATAAGTCCATCTGACCCACATGCCTCAATTGTTGCCATATCTGTCCTCTAATTCcccttttttctaaaatatattaacATGTTAAACCCAGTGTCATATTTTAGAACTGGTTTACAACACTGATCAATACAAACAAACTTTGCCCTATTGATAATATGAAACATTATCTCTACCCAAAGTAAATAGTCATGCCTGCTCTTGCAAAtccaaaatatcatatttaatgttAAACTGAAGGATTTTACTTCCTTGTATTcggttaaatattttaaaactctcAAATTTATATTATTCTGTACTGTAACTTTAAAGGCACCTAGTTAAAATTTTCATCCAGTGATTTttaggtcacaaaatgataaacTCTACTTCCTATACATGCATAATGGTTTTGACTTCTCTATATGCTAATTAGAAGTTTAGTAACTCTAACTTATTTCtatgaattaattcccttttattccgaacatttaaataacatttgtttcaaggcAAATCTATAAATctaaagtttattaaaattacaCATTAATTCTTAGAGCAATGTATCTTTAAGATGAAAGAGAGTTGCATTTATGATTTGAGCAAAacatttattgtttataaatatgttaatatGCTAATTTTCTACCAGTTTAATTGTTATtgaaaatttacataaatatttaggAAATTATTTTATCTAGATCTGCGTCTAGTATGTTTGTTTATCACAAATCTGGGTTTCTGGCAGCCATTTTCTGATAACTGTAGTGGATCACTTATCTGGTACAATTTGGGTTACAGATGGTCCTCTTCCGTCACAACCTGCGGGTTCCTTAGTGGACACCCGTCTAAAGATTGTAATATTTATAGTTATATTTgttgtcacattttattttatgatgatattCTCACGTTAGAAGTTTGCTGTTCGCTATTTtcaaagtggaattatgcgcatttttcaagtaaaaatccagctgaaatagatgtgtatgtgaaaagggtggaggaaatgatagctttaacccaatataccaaactcttcctgttaccagtacgaaataataactttccaaatatgacacACTATATGCGGTAAGATGCGCATGATGCCACTTTAAgggttttgtaaataaatttgaaacctTCATTCAGCTCGGTCTTCAGTTGATCTAACTTTAGAGTAAACTTGATATACCCAGTGGACGAACCTAGGGTAGTAACTGCCCTGTTGAAATATGGTATATCCCTTTTAAGTTGCTGATctatttattgtaccccccgacaacaaagttgtaaggggggtatactggtttcaggttgtctgtctgtctgtctgtctgtccatctgtctgtctgtccgtagacgcaatcttgtgcgcaccatctctccttatccccttgacagaatttaatgaaacttcacacaagtgatcagtaccaacagtagttgtccatggggcatgttaggttcttttagtaaaaaaatttgcagagttatgggactttgtttttttgttactatactatatacatagacacaatcttgtgcgcaccatctctcctcatccccttgacacaatttaatgaaacttcacacaagtgatcagtaccaacagtagttgtgcatggggcatgttaggttcttttagaaaaaaaaattgcagagttatgggactttgtttttttgttactatactatatacatagacacaatcttgtgcgcaccatctctcctcatccccttgacacaatttaatgaaacttcacacaagtgatcagtaacaacagtagttgtgcatggggcatgttaggttctttcagaaaatttttttgcagagttatgggactttgtttttttgttactatactatatacatagacacaatcttgtgcgcaccatctctcctcatccccttgacacaatttaatgaaacttcacacaagtgatcagtaacaacagtagttgtgcatggggcatgttaggttctttcagcgacaaaaattgcagagttatgggactttgtttcttgttaacatactatgtacatacagtctgcatatgcaatcttgtgcatgcctaatctaccaaacccttgcacacaatttaatgaaacttcacacaagtgatcagtaccaaccctagttgtgcatggtgcatgttacattcttttagataaatattctgcatagttatgggactttgtttttagcccaccatcatcatgatggtgggctattcaaatcactctgcgtccgtggtccgtcattccgtccatccgtccgtccgttaacaatttctcgttatcgcatcttttcagaaactactggggggattttgaccacactttgtcagaatgatgtattggtaccctagttgtgtccccctgaaaatcagactggttcaacaattgtttagtgagttatggccctttgtttatttctataatttacatatatttatatagggaaaaactttgaaaatctttttgtccaaaaccacagagcctagggctttgatatttggtatgaagcatcatctagtggtcctctaccaatatgattcaaattctttccctggggtctaatatggccccgccccgggggtcacatggtttatatagacttatatagggaaaaactttgaaaaacctcttattcaaaacaacagggcctagggctttgatattttgtgtgtgacatcatctagtggtcttctactaagattggtcaaatatggctccgccccgggggtcacatggtttacatagacttatatagggaaaaacttttaaaatcttcttgtccaaaccacaaaacctagggctttggcatttgtaatgcatcatcatctagtggttctctaccaagtttgttcaaattatccccctagggtcaaatatggccccgccctgggggtcacatggttcatatagacttatatagggaaaagcttttaaaatcttgtcaataacctacaacattcaaatttggaccacatgtatggttttgagtggcaagatgaaccttgacatgagttgaccttgattttgacctagtgacctactttcacatttctgtagctacagccttcaaatttggaccacatgcatagttttgtgcactgaaaaaaactttgaccttgacattgacctagtgacctactttcacatttttgaaggtacaggcttcaaatttggaccacatgcatagttttgtgttccgaaatgaaatttgaccttgattttgacctagtgacctactttcacatttctcaagctacagccttcaaatttggaccacatgcatagttttgtgtaccgaaacaaactttgacctttacattgacctagtgacctactttcacatttttgaaggtacaggcttcaaatttggaccacgtgcatagctctgtgttccgaaataaaatttgaccttgacattgacctagtgacctactttcacatttctcaagctacagccttcaaatttggaccacttgcatagttttgtgtaccgaaatgaactttgaccttaagattgacctagtgacctacttccacatttctgtagctacaggcttcaaatttagaccacatgcataggattgtgtaccgaaacaaactttgaccttgacattgacctagtgacctactttcacatttttgaaggtacaggctttaaatttagaccacatgcatagatttgtgttctgaagtgtaatttaaccttgattttgacttagtgacctactttcacatttctcaagctacagccttcaaatttggaccacttgcatagttttgtgtaccgaaataaactttgaccttaagattgacgtAGTGACtaactttcaaatttctcaaactacagccttcaaacttgatgcacatgcatagttttgtgtacaaagaactttgtccttgaaattgatctagtgacctactttcacatttctcaagctacagctttcgaatttggaccacatgcacagtgttgtgtacggaaatgaaatttgaccttgagctagccaataagtcttgaaatttggaacactcaaaaatggcacattggtgggcgccaagatcactctgtgatctcttgtttgttactatactgtatacatacagtctatatacatacagtccacataattatgcaatcttgtgtgcgtcaaattgcaatgtactgtgtcagtgcatgcggggggtacattcatcacctttagtgatagctctagttttgatAGCTCTTTGATCTGTTTAACATTTACAAATTGACATCAGCCAGAAGGACACACCAATGtaaaattgcagttttttttcttctgattGACATACAGTTCTATTCCtgattttaattcaaaatttatttaaatccaGTCCAAACTCACCTGAAGATGTCAGCTCAGTTTTAATGTTTACTAGAAAAATTAGtttaagctataattgaaattgTGATTGTCAATTTTGAAAGATGTTTTCGGAATGCCATCATTTTCTTTCTTGTGAGTGACATCAAATTTTGCAGGAAGTTTAATGCAGTGTACATAGATTTGTGAGCTTTATCTTTACGTACAAGTTAAGCATTGTTCTGACAAAATTTCCATTGTGaaccaaatatcaaactcttcTGTTATGATCATAATCAATGCTATCTTTTCAGGGCCATGAAAGAAAAGAATTTCATGCTGCATTATGAGGTATATATTATTATTGTCTAGTTTTTACCATAGTGGCtttccccctttttagctcacctgagcacgaagttgtcaaggtgaggtattgtgaccggtcattgtccagcgTCTTTCGGCGTGTAATGTGCTACGTCCTTCATGCGTCAACATTTGcgttgtgaacactctagaggccacagttctgattcaatctttatgaaacttggtcagaatgtttgtcttgatgatcttaggtcatgttcgaaactgggtcatgtggggtcgaaaactaggtcagtaggccagatcaaaggaaaagcttgtgaacactctagaggccagagttgtgactcaatctttatgaaactcggtcagaatgtttttcttgatgatatctaggtcaagtttaaatctgggtcatgtggggtcaaaaactaggtcacctggtcagatcaaaggaaaagcttgtgaacactctagaggtcaaagttgtgactcaatctttatgaaacttgtcagaatgtttgccttgatgatctctaggtcaggttcgaaactgggtcatgtggggtcaaaaactaggtcagtaggccagatcaaagggaaatcttgtgaacacttgggagaccacagtttaagtttgaaactcataaaaattggtcagaattttgtcttgatgacctctaggtcaagttcgaatgtaggtcatataggatcaaagactaggtcacccagtcaaatcaaaggaaaagcttgtgaacactctagaggccacagttgtgacagaatccttaaaaaaaacttagtcagaatgttagccttgatgatctctatgtcaagtttgaaactgggtcatgtgggatcaaaaactaggtcagtaggccagatcaaaggaaagtaCTGGTaatactctagagaccacaatttaagtttgaaactcatgagaattgatcagaatatttgtcttgttgACTTCTaagtcaagttagaatctgggtcatttggggccaaaaactaggtcacccagtcatatcaaaggaaaagcttgtgaacactctcaaggccagtaagccagatcaaaggaaaatcttgtcaacactctagagtccacagcttaagtttaaaactcatgagaattggtgagaatgtttgtcttggtgacttctaggtcaagtttgaatctgggtaaagtgggttcaaaaactaggtcatccggtcaaat carries:
- the LOC128555511 gene encoding uncharacterized protein LOC128555511, whose product is MATIEACGSDGLIPSKCGPCSNVKKDSEATMFCVECNNMLCDTCVGIHRMFPAMKSHKIVVQTDKEQYEFRAKLLTDRCEKHDSKHLETFCKHHKELCCSVCVSLNHRNCDGLVYLPEYVNEKEAEMLTAKTKQKLEEVKIDAEKLKSSRQTDRQRIDVEKAQSIKEVDDYRERLFAEIDRTHGNSISDIESRYNSDCKSIENDVEVCDNVIAEVNEALKTLHDVRQDKVQSFIGVSRVEAIKEHAQEEVGSISGKTEDQNTAYQIEHNLETEIKNTHSFGKFVEVKYDINIGQKICDLELQYENKKCDIQKVETINSQQLMIADYANKSLMITDKDLNIVKSYVLPYHPSCACVISDDTVCVSFQIENMVQIVSLLGTKHKVNRTFDIGKECRGVCYKNGNLYVACGGGNGAEIQVYSTDGTLKNTLGKGHLSAPYYVNTNQEGSTVFVGDNKKGVIAIRSDGTLLWTYNNVETLKNVWDIAVDENNDLYVCGFVSHNIVKVSSDGQKGEVILKGIKFPQTICYDRTNKRLIIYGGNMILVHEVIKQRK